A portion of the Ricinus communis isolate WT05 ecotype wild-type chromosome 10, ASM1957865v1, whole genome shotgun sequence genome contains these proteins:
- the LOC8267140 gene encoding probable purple acid phosphatase 20 encodes MARQRQLLVVVSTFALIVGGLFSCGVCYTRPPPRENIYVQQIEKDDDSTPQQVHTSVVGENKMRITWITKNLAPAIVSYGTSSGQYTTSVNGVTSTYRYLTYKSGHIHDVVIGPLTPNTVYYYRCSSNSAREYSFKTPPAQFPIKFVVTGDLGQTGWTKTTLEHISKSEYDMLLLPGDLSYADLIQPLWDSFGRLVEPVASQRPWMVTQGNHEVEKFPVLHTTPFTAYNARWHMPFEESGSYSNLYYSFNVAGVHVIMLGSYTDFDSNSPQYKWLQADLGKIDRSKTPWVVVLIHAPWYNSNTAHQGESESVDMKKSMEGLLYQARVDVVFAGHVHAYERFTRVYQDKADNCGPVYITIGDGGNREGLAREYIDPKPEISIFREPSFGHGQLEVVNATHAQWTWHRNDNDEQVPSDSIWLTSLSSSPACKI; translated from the exons ATGGCTAGGCAAAGGCAGCTCCTTGTCGTCGTATCCACGTTTGCTCTTATCGTCGGAGGATTATTTAGCTGCGGTGTTTGTTACACACGACCACCGCCGCGAGAAAACATATATGTAcaacaaatagaaaaagacGATGATTCTACTCCACAACAG GTCCATACATCAGTGGTTggtgaaaataaaatgagaataacATGGATAACAAAGAATCTAGCTCCAGCAATAGTAAGTTATGGTACATCTTCAGGACAGTACACAACTTCTGTAAACGGGGTTACATCTACCTATCGTTACCTCACCTATAAATCAGGCCACATTCATGATGTAGTCATTGGCCCACTCACCCCAAACACAGTTTACTACTATCGTTGCAGCTCCAATTCAGCTCGGGAATACAGTTTCAAAACACCACCTGCCCAATTCCCTATCAAATTCGTTGTTACGG GTGATCTAGGACAAACAGGTTGGACCAAGACAACCCTCGAACACATATCGAAGTCTGAATATGATATGTTACTTCTACCAGGAGATTTGTCATATGCTGATCTAATTCAACCTTTGTGGGATTCATTTGGGCGATTGGTGGAGCCAGTGGCGAGCCAGCGTCCGTGGATGGTCACACAAGGCAATCACGAGGTCGAAAAATTCCCAGTTCTACACACCACCCCCTTTACAGCCTACAATGCTAGATGGCATATGCCATTTGAAGAAAGTGGGTCATATTCCAATCTATACTATTCCTTCAATGTTGCTGGTGTACATGTGATTATGTTGGGGTCATACACTGATTTTGATTCAAATTCACCTCAGTATAAGTGGTTACAGGCAGATTTAGGCAAGATTGATAGGTCAAAAACTCCATGGGTTGTGGTACTAATTCATGCACCATGGTATAATTCTAATACTGCTCATCAGGGTGAGTCTGAGTCAGTAGATATGAAGAAATCCATGGAAGGCCTGCTTTATCAAGCTCGTGTGGATGTTGTTTTTGCCGGACATGTGCATGCGTACGAGCGATTT ACTCGTGTTTACCAAGATAAAGCAGACAATTGCGGTCCTGTTTATATAACAATTGGGGATGGTGGCAATCGTGAAGGCCTTGCCAGAGA GTACATAGACCCAAAGCCAGAAATTTCAATATTCAGAGAGCCAAGTTTTGGGCATGGACAACTTGAAGTAGTCAATGCAACTCATGCACAATGGACATGGCATAGAAATGACAATGATGAACAAGTTCCAAGTGACTCAATCTGGCTTACAAGTCTCTCTTCTAGTCCTGCCTGTAAAATCTGA